Proteins from one Corticium candelabrum chromosome 4, ooCorCand1.1, whole genome shotgun sequence genomic window:
- the LOC134178922 gene encoding uncharacterized protein LOC134178922: MSENHLNKRTKCTSVQVQKKPIAQNSVEIDVRTPIVRDNRLRQSHTRSDRANVENDTKLDTTINQSFQFSDMTMEDVCFELTVEFVKFMSEWDVQEDDVVENVMTALLTSVNMHQHATILELEQRLYVSFKKINAFLRTLFFLCKTAPTTLRKEAPKLNRRSRCDSK; the protein is encoded by the exons ATG AGCGAAAATCATCTCAACAAGCGAACAAAATGTACAAGTGTACAAGTACAAAAGAAGCCAATCGCTCAAAACAGCGTTGAAATAGACGTGCGTACTCCTATCGTTAGAG ATAACAGACTGCGTCAATCGCATACTAGAAGTGACAGAGCAAATGTCGAAAATGATACGAAGCTTGACACAACTA TAAATCAATCGTTTCAGTTTTCTGATATGACGATGGAAGATGTCTGTTTCGAGTTGACGGTAGAATTCGTCAAATTTATGTCTGAATGGGATGTCCAGGAAGACGACGTAGTAGAAAATGTAATGACAGCTCTCCTAACAAGTGTCAACATGCATCAA CACGCTACCATTCTCGAGTTAGAGCAGAGGCTGTACGTTTCATTCAAGAAAATTAACGCCTTTTTAAGGACGCTGTTCTTTCTGTGCAAGACAGCACCTACAACACTAAGGAAAGAAGCACCAAAATTAAATAGAAGATCAAGATGCGACAGCAAATGA